The genomic interval TTCTTTCCGTTTGATTGTCACATCCAAGCGAACCCACAGCTAATGTATATGAGAAGCACGAGCATATCAATATGTTCACAGGACAATTAACATTACCATCTTCATCGCATATTGAGCAGTCATGTCGAGCTTGAACTCACACACCATGTACGAAGAGATCAACGCAACCAGTCTTGAGACGTCCACCACGTCTGAGATCATCTACCCTGTCGCCGTACAGCGAAACAAGTCCACAATGGCGTTGGGTCCCAAGGCCGCAGTGCCGGTGAGCAAACCAGACCGTTTGCTTTTCAGGTTGGAGAAGTGAGTTCTTGCCAAACAAAGACGGGTCCAGACGGTGCTTTTTTGCTCACACCACTGGTACCTCCAGATTGTTCAGACCAACCAAGGAACTGGGCTCtgtcctcaccaccttcaactACTTCCTCTATCTCTTGGCCTACTTTGACGCCAAAGCCCACAACTTCAAGTCCCAAGCCCTGTCCCTCGTCACGAAACATGCCTCTGTTGACGGCGCCCTTTCCGGTGCCACCGCCCACCCCGAGGGTTCGCCCTTTGCCAAACTGGGGGCAGTGGTCTACAACGCACGCACGACCCTGCGCCTCTtcggccttctccccctctaCGTGAGGGCGCGAAAGCTGATGACTGACTCGAAGGACATGGACAAGGTGCTTTGGGCCGTTTCCGCAGTCCAATGCTCCCTGTTTGCCATTTTCCAGTTCCTCGAAAACGTTGCATTCCTCACGGAAAACGGTGTCCTGACGTCCCGTGCCAGGGCTGGTCAGTTGGGCGGACGCGTGGCAGCCATGTACAAAATAGCACATCGTGCCTGGTTCCTGGGTCATGTGTGCGACTTTGCCCGTTTGATGCGCGAGGCGCAAATTTTCTTCCGCAGGAAGCACATCGACAAGGAGGATATcactgaggaggaggccgagagggcATCCCAGTGGTACTACGACTGGATTCGCCCGCTGGCCTGGCTGCCGATCGGTTGGCAGCTCTCGGCGTGGACGGAGGACGGCATGTCGGGCAAGTTCAACAATTTGGGACTTCGGGGCGTTGCTGGTGTCTTGGCTGATTTGAAGAGGACGGCTACGCTTTGGGATGCCACCAAGGATGCCTGAGTCAAGTTACATGGGTGGTTTGGGCATACACACCAGAAACATCCCTTGGGGATGGCTCTATGCCAGTTCAAGTTGCGAGGCTCTGGAGACGACTTGCCTTGTCTAAGTCCCCTTGATTTCTTCGCCATCTTGGTTTTACTTCTCTTGTCTGTCTTTTTCCATATAGCTCGTCCACACGTAGTTTAGTCTTAGTCTTCattccctcttctcctgtaCCCACTCAGATGTTCATCATCACAACTAGTTGTATCAATCACATTGCTTTTGTCCCTCATGCACATGTGATTTAGTGTGGAAGTGAGGCAAAAGTGGTTGAATTGGTGATAGGTGAAGCCGAGCCAACAaccggagaagaagaaggtgagcTTGGAAAAGCACAGGCCAACCAGGTGGGCCGGCCCACACAACATTTAGCAATGTCATCGGCAAGTGGGGAGTTCCATGCTCAACATGAAGTTATGAAGGCATCTTAGCATGATACAGTGAAATGCAATTCCCCAACATTTGCATGGTTCAGAAGAGATTTGTTTGGATCATCTCGTTGCCAATCTCCAAAAATGGTTTATTGAGGCTTCTGTGAGTTACGGAAGAGCAGTTGGAGCCGAGATTCCAACACCTCAAACCGACTTGAAGCGCCGACGGCGAGACCTGAGATATCAATAATCAATCCAGAGAGGCTAGAACCTTGGCTACATCCGGAgagttgccgctgctggagTGGTGCGTCGTCACCGTCAGCTGAGCCGCAGAAGCGCTTATGCAGGTGTATCCCCGTGGTCATTAGATGTGATGTGACCTCGCTACCCTCGGTATCAGAGGCTCCTCTTGCCTAGACCCGACGTTATCGAACTCCGGGCTCACCACTTCTAGCATGATCGGCTTCTTGGCATACTCTCGCTGCGCTATTGGTAAATAGTCAAGGTTGCGTGATTCCTTTACGCCCGCACCGGAAAGAGGAGTGAAGTCGTGTGGCGCTGGGTGGCACTATTGAACGAGCTGAGCAGATATTTCCGTTCTTCAACGATTCCTGCCGATTAGGCAGGTTACGTTCACATGTGAAGTCTACAAGGCACGCTGGCACTTTGGTACTAGTGCATCACGATTGGTACCTGGGTTGGCTTTCTTTCAGGCCGAGCTGACTTGCCGACATCCGTGCCTTGGACAGAATGGGTGTGTATGGTCGTGTTGGATGAATACACGTACCTAGGTACATATGTACCCACCCCATCGGGTGACTACCTAGGTACGTATATCCTGCCATGTCTCCAAGGTTTTTAGACGGCACAAATACCATCTCGCTGAACATCAATGTGGCCGAGAGAATATTCATCATCTCGTCAGCTCAAGGAGGCATTCAGAGTTTTTATGCTTGCAGTTATTTGATGGCCCTCTGAGTCTTTCCCTTTGCTTCTGCCAGGAGTTGACCttgcttcatcatcatgacgAAGAGAGACAAGAAGCAGTCAAATAATCCGCCAAAGGATGATGGCCCGAAAAAGACGACCAAGCCGATCACCAAGAAAACTATCAAGCTGGTTTCTCTACAACCCGACAAGCGGAATACCAAGCAGAACACCAAGCAGACCACCAAGCataacaacaaccagaccaTCAATCACAACCACAGTCAGCCCACCAGACGAAACAGACCACCTGCTGGATCAGCGAGAGGTAATGCGAAGAAAAATGGCACAAAGAGTAAGCAAGCCACTAACAGTAGCAGTGGCCTGGAACTGACTCCTTGAATTTCCTAGAATTTAACTACCTTGTCGAAGAGTTGGAATTGCCTGATGGCAAAACGTACTTGGAGCTTGCGACAAGCCCCCTAGACACTGACGAactcggaggaggggagcaaaCATTCGAATTTCAAGGTTTGTCCCAATAACAACCTATCCGGCCGGTAACAATGTTCGCATCACTTACAACAGTAAATAGAAGGATTCATGGTAGAGGGAGACCAAACTCCTCTTTCTCCATTCACATGGGGGGCTACTGCACAAAGTTCCGGAAGAACAAGATCGAAAACAGTTTCCTGGCCCCTGGTATTTTCCTTGCTGTCAGACCCCACTGATGCGGACGCACCGCTCAAGAACAAGATTGCCATCGTGAAAGACAAGGGGCCTAACGATGATGAGCCCGTCGACGAGGTAagcacatcaccatcatacGTCTCTTCTCTTGGATTCTGGTGCTGACTTGTATACCAGAATTACTCGTTCAATTTGTTCACATATGCGGATGCCTCTCAACAGTCTAGCCACAAATATGTGTTTTCCGGAAGCAACCAATCTGTCATACCAGGTGGCCACGTCATGTCTAACACCTTCATCCCGCTCAAGATCTTGGACACCCGGCTCTGCGGTGACTGGCCAGGGCGCCAACAGGCCTATACGCGAGACTGGCTGACATTTTGCGCTTATACTGTCGCTCTCGAACTGGAGAAGCCCGAACAGGACCAACGCAATATTCATGACTTGCTACCGAATGAACTTGTGCCAAAGTATCAGGACGCCCAAGAACTGAAAAGAAAGCTTTCTCAGTGGGATGGATCCCACTTGGTAGCCCGAGACAGTGCTGGGAGCGTCCCGGCCATGGCCGGCGCCAAGTTTCTTTATCATCTTCTACATCGCGATGACATGAAGTCGATGTCGGCGTCGAAGGTGGCAAGGCATATTTTCATCAGGTGGTGCCGTAAGTCCACATTGGAAATCTCtagcccccttttccagcgCTTACCCAGTTGCAGTTGTTGCTCATATTGCCGCCTCTGTCGCAAAGGAGCCATTTTCCGTCAAGGCGCGATTCTGGAAGATTCCCAAAGAAGCTGTCCTCAACCGCAATTTGGAGCTGGTCTACCAGATGGTGCCAGATCTGTTGACATGGACCGTCAAACCCGAAATTCTGGGAGACAAGAGCATATCCAAGGATCTGATCAACTCCCTAAAACTTTTCGCTAATCAGGGCCACCGGAAGAAAATCAATGAAAAGTGGGGGAAGTTTATGGCCGTGGTCTTTGATGCAGTCACTGTGCCGGGCATAAAAGCCCGACTCGCACTTCCCACGGACAACCTGCAGAACATGGTCTTGCTTGGCTCTCATCCTCAGGGTTACTACAACACGTACATTGGGAAAAACGACCTGGAATCGTTGATTTCGAAGGGCTATACGTGGGGCAGCAGCCATCCGTTTCCCACCAACATGCAGCCTGATGCCATTGTCCCTTTTCCCAGAGGCACAAGACTGATCAAACCCAGTGTCTATGCCACCAAGCCAACGACCATTTCCAAGACAAATATCAAGATTGCAGGCAACTGGCCCCGGATACGAACCCAGAATGCTGTTATGGACAACATCAGCGCAAACGAGGCAAGTCATATCCGTACTCTCAACATCTCCCACGGACGGCTAACCCAAGACAGATCGCCTTCAAGATATGGGATAATGATACACTGACTCCACGCCCAGCTGAGGTAGGTACAGCATGATGGGGAAACAGAGAGGACATTGCTGTCGCACAACGAAAACTAACTCCGCGTGACCCAGTGGCTTCATCGCTCCGCTTACTCCTTTGGAGGGAATGGGAAGCCAGACTCTGCACAAGAGCCGGAAAACCTTGTCTTTGGGACTTTCGAAGCCAACACCGAGATGATAAGGTAGCCAGTGGAGATTCCTTGAGGTTTCTGTGTGACTTGGATGGGCTGACAGTTTCCGTAGGTTCGAGTCTTATCTGAAGCGAATCGCCAATGGGACGTTCAAGACTGAGACCGAGGTGACGCTGAGAACAGAAGTGAACACGCATGACAGCAAGGTCGGTAACGGTAAGAGTCTACCATGGCTCACTCCGCAACTGTTCTACCAATGGACTTTCCATCTCAATGAGATCTGCGGCTCCGCAGTCCTCAAAAACCCAACGCATGGGCAGATCTGTAGGGTCAAGACTTTTGATCTCTTCTCCCAGAGTCACCCCATGCTGTTTGAGGTAGACGTTGATGAAGTATTCGATGCAAAGCTAGCCGGCGCAGACAAGGAGTTGAGGGATGTAGTGGCCCTGTTTTTGTTCTCCCAGTCTGAGCTTGGGGCTGCATACAGCACCAACGCCAACGTACGATGCAGGCTCTAGGCTCTACATGGGGAAattgaggttgtggttggttgctACTCATTTCTCGATAACGCTGGGTTGTGGATTGAAGGGCTGTTTGGGTTTTCTGTAGTGGCGGGATCTCTTTATCTTTCCcttgttgcttttgtttCTTATTTAGATTGACCAATACTATTCCTCGTTTCGAAGCTAGATGAAATGCACTATAGTGATCGTCGCCGCCTCTAGTCAAGCTGTCTCACCAGTTCATTGCTGTATCTGTCCACCTGCCCTTCTGAGATTGATTCTTTGGATATGGATATGGCGTCAAAACACTAAATTCCGACCAGTTTCAAGCAGAGAAATGCATGTGAGGATAGTACCACGACCGTAAAAACCACTTCTACCTTTCATATCAGGTTCCTTGCAACCCAGAAGAAGTACCTAACATACCTGGTTTCGCATGGATGCATTCATATAGGTAGGTACGGAGGATATCGTCCATTTTTTCAGCCATCAACCATTCCTGCCAGGATTCTTTTTGCTGGTAGGTGAGACTATGTCTCAGGGGTATTCAGGGGAATCTCTCCGTGTATATATTCAACCATCAACGTCTTCATTGTATGTCTAGACAGTCAATTAAGTCTCATTACCATATCGTTCAGCATTCTTACATGAGGTACTGACTTGCAAGTTTAAAAATTATATTCTGTTTTTGTTCTCTTATAACTTGTTGTTCCTCTTCAAGATGACAAGTACAACTCGATAATCCCCTGAGACCAACCCCAATGCTGAGCCCTTCCTGTTACATTTCTTTGCattccctctccctttctACTGAtctggaggaaaagaagatggCTAGATCAAAATGGAAACCGCCGTGTTATCCGGATCCATGACCATGTAAGGGATGCTCCCCTCGCTCATGTTATTGCTCGTCTGAGTAAACTCGACATCCAGCGCGCGGAGGTCGTCGTGGAACCTCTCACTGATGTCACGCACCGCCTTCTCCTTAGTGGTCTGGGCGTACTTGCGTGACCACCACTGCGACTGCGCAAAGGAGATGAGACTGCGCTCCGTGGAAACCTGTCGCGATGGGTTAGTGTCACGTTTTTGAAGAGACAAAGCAAAGTACATACCTTATAAGACAACAACCAAGGAATCTGCGCAGCCAACAACCACTGCCTCTGACGGCCAATAGGCAGCGCCTTGACAAGATCAGCCTCCTTGTACCCCTTCAACTGGTCGAGGGTAGTTGGTGGCGGGGAGCAAAGACAGGGCGGCTTGGCAATGACAAACACCTGGTAAAAGTTCTGGAGGTAGTTGACAGCCGAGTGGAAAGGCGCAGCGATATGAATGCTCATCGTCACAGCATCGATCAGCTGGTCAagtgtggtgatggtaggGAAAGTCTTGATGTGGGCTGCTGTCTGCACCTCGGTGTACCACGCCTTGATGATCTCGCACTTGCTAATAACGGCGTCGGCCGTGGCTTCAGTGTAGTACGTGAGAAGCATGCTCTTCACATACCGGCGGATGCAGTACCACATGGACAACATGTTCTTGGCATAGGCGTAGTTGCGGTATTGTGGCGCCGCCAGACCCTCGGCGGTGTTGGGAAAGCCACGGCTCGCGAGGTCGTTGGGAATGTAACGCCCAACGTAGTCAAAGCTCTCAAACTCGGACCGGACATACTGGTAAAGGTTGTCGGGCTTGACTCCGACGATGTCTTTGATGATCTGAGGAACCAGTGTGGCGCGCGCGGCCGCGTTGAGCGACAGTGTCTTGAACCAGTGGGGCGAGAGCAAGCGGTAAATGATGTGCTCCATGGGCACAGTGCGGTGGGTGGCCACAATCAGGGCTTCCTCGACGAGATGTGCCTGCGTGAGATGGACGCTCACCTCGTGCCGGAGAAAGTCGGTGACCTGCGCGCACGTCTTCGCATAACGCCATGGCCAGTCATGCTCCTCACCCTCCGAGGGGTCCGTTGGCAGCATGcgcttgttgaagatggtaACAGATGTCGCCAGACTGTCACCCTTGTAGTCGGTGCAGATGGCGATGGGGTGCAGCTCGCCGGTGGGGTGCAGTTGGAAGAGAGTGACGGCGGCGCAACCCCAGCTGTCATCCGACTTGGGCTCCTTGTTGAACAGGGTCTCATTCTCGTCGACTCCCAAACTACGGCGGATGTTACGCGCATCCTGGACATACAATGTCGCGGGATCAATGGTTGGCAGGATGGTGGCCCATTTGTCGTAGCCACCTTGCTTTGCAGCGGCTATGAACTCGTTGAGGAGGGCCTCTGGCACGACGGTAATactggttgggttggtgccggtgaaGGACTGGTCGGCGAAGCGGCGATCGGTGAACCAGTCAGGCAACAAGCCAATattcttcccatcctcgaTGTCTGTAGGAGACTTGCGGTGCGATCTGTTGTACTCCTCGATCTGCTTGATAGTGCCGTCCATGGGGCTGCCGTTGAAGGCGCGCTGAAGAATGCTGATTCCCCAGTCGGCCGTCTTGCCGTACCAAGTATCAGGCACGAGCTTGGCAATCATGAGCAATGTGTTTGCCAGGCCGAGCCTGTCGAAAAGATCGGTCTGTGAGACTTGGTCCTCGCGCGGGATGGTctggagatgaggaggatacTGGGCTGGCGTGCCATCCCTGTTGGTTGGGTAGTCGGACCACTGGTATaactccttcttcaagtccTTCTCAACGTAACGAGGGAGGGTTGGCTCAATCTGCAGAGCATCAAAGTATGTCTCGTAACTACAATTTGTCAGTACGCCTCAGTCGCGTTCGGAAACGCAAGTTTAAGAAAAAAGTGTGAAACCAAGAACTCTAACCTTCGTTCGATACGGGCGTACGCGTGGGTCAGCGCCGCCTGGGTTCCCGTGTAGGTGCCCTTTGTGACATCGCCGTCTGCGAGCTTGACCATCTCATTGTCGAAGACACCTGGGTCAATATCCAGAAATTTCTCTTCGCCGATACTGAGATTCCGTTTCTCTGTCAAGTCTCCGTCAGAACAGGGCTTCACAAACAGTCGATAGGCCTTGAAATAGAGAGAACATACCATTCTTCTCATCAATATCAGGCTGCGCAAGAATGTCTTCGGGCTTCGCAACAGCCTCCACCACGCTTGGAGGgggaatgggaaggggggcgtCAATAATGGTGCTCATGATGACGGTTGCAGATTTTTGGTAGGGCAAATGTGAGGATTTGAAGAGGTCAAGTTGTTGTGTTGCGAGTGTTTCCAGAAGAGCGAGACCGTCATCTTATACACTTTTTCCTGTCGTCTTATCCATCTCGCTGGACTTTACTCGCACCACGACGAGCCGGCCCCAGACGCTCACGACTGCATCTTCCGCGGTCTGGGCCTCAGAAACGCCCCCAATGCTGAAAGGGAGAGTCCAGACCATCCGTTCAGCTGTGTATTTGCTCCGTGGCGTGCACTTGGCTTTGTTGACAACACTGTGAGTATCCTGGATTCCTGCTCGACGAGAATTCTAGTCCTATGAACTAAGAACAGAAACGGGACTCTGCATCTGATAGCTGCGGAGGAGTCCCGACGCGGCTTCTCAGCTTGCCATTGGGGTCGCGGCTATGCGATATTGAGACAGCCCCACCGCTCAGCTCGCAGTTTGAAGCGTTGACTTTTCCTCTTGGAGGAGACATGCGTTGATATAGGCGAATCGGGTGTGAGTAGATTGTGGGGTTGTGTCGAGCTAGAACCGATCTTGCATACGTTAAGCTTTTTTCTATCGACCCGCACCGAGTTCTAGATTCCGCCACGCCATTAGCTTGTCGATAAGACCCTGTAACAGAACCACCTGTGACCTCTCCGAC from Podospora pseudoanserina strain CBS 124.78 chromosome 6, whole genome shotgun sequence carries:
- a CDS encoding hypothetical protein (EggNog:ENOG503P4HJ; COG:S), whose translation is MSSLNSHTMYEEINATSLETSTTSEIIYPVAVQRNKSTMALGPKAAVPVSKPDRLLFRLEKLFRPTKELGSVLTTFNYFLYLLAYFDAKAHNFKSQALSLVTKHASVDGALSGATAHPEGSPFAKLGAVVYNARTTLRLFGLLPLYVRARKLMTDSKDMDKVLWAVSAVQCSLFAIFQFLENVAFLTENGVLTSRARAGQLGGRVAAMYKIAHRAWFLGHVCDFARLMREAQIFFRRKHIDKEDITEEEAERASQWYYDWIRPLAWLPIGWQLSAWTEDGMSGKFNNLGLRGVAGVLADLKRTATLWDATKDA
- a CDS encoding hypothetical protein (EggNog:ENOG503PHW0); amino-acid sequence: MTKRDKKQSNNPPKDDGPKKTTKPITKKTIKLVSLQPDKRNTKQNTKQTTKHNNNQTINHNHSQPTRRNRPPAGSARGNAKKNGTKKFNYLVEELELPDGKTYLELATSPLDTDELGGGEQTFEFQDPTDADAPLKNKIAIVKDKGPNDDEPVDENYSFNLFTYADASQQSSHKYVFSGSNQSVIPGGHVMSNTFIPLKILDTRLCGDWPGRQQAYTRDWLTFCAYTVALELEKPEQDQRNIHDLLPNELVPKYQDAQELKRKLSQWDGSHLVARDSAGSVPAMAGAKFLYHLLHRDDMKSMSASKVARHIFIRWCLVAHIAASVAKEPFSVKARFWKIPKEAVLNRNLELVYQMVPDLLTWTVKPEILGDKSISKDLINSLKLFANQGHRKKINEKWGKFMAVVFDAVTVPGIKARLALPTDNLQNMVLLGSHPQGYYNTYIGKNDLESLISKGYTWGSSHPFPTNMQPDAIVPFPRGTRLIKPSVYATKPTTISKTNIKIAGNWPRIRTQNAVMDNISANEASHIRTLNISHGRLTQDRSPSRYGIMIH
- a CDS encoding hypothetical protein (COG:Q; EggNog:ENOG503NZDB) yields the protein MSTIIDAPLPIPPPSVVEAVAKPEDILAQPDIDEKNEKRNLSIGEEKFLDIDPGVFDNEMVKLADGDVTKGTYTGTQAALTHAYARIERSYETYFDALQIEPTLPRYVEKDLKKELYQWSDYPTNRDGTPAQYPPHLQTIPREDQVSQTDLFDRLGLANTLLMIAKLVPDTWYGKTADWGISILQRAFNGSPMDGTIKQIEEYNRSHRKSPTDIEDGKNIGLLPDWFTDRRFADQSFTGTNPTSITVVPEALLNEFIAAAKQGGYDKWATILPTIDPATLYVQDARNIRRSLGVDENETLFNKEPKSDDSWGCAAVTLFQLHPTGELHPIAICTDYKGDSLATSVTIFNKRMLPTDPSEGEEHDWPWRYAKTCAQVTDFLRHEVSVHLTQAHLVEEALIVATHRTVPMEHIIYRLLSPHWFKTLSLNAAARATLVPQIIKDIVGVKPDNLYQYVRSEFESFDYVGRYIPNDLASRGFPNTAEGLAAPQYRNYAYAKNMLSMWYCIRRYVKSMLLTYYTEATADAVISKCEIIKAWYTEVQTAAHIKTFPTITTLDQLIDAVTMSIHIAAPFHSAVNYLQNFYQVFVIAKPPCLCSPPPTTLDQLKGYKEADLVKALPIGRQRQWLLAAQIPWLLSYKVSTERSLISFAQSQWWSRKYAQTTKEKAVRDISERFHDDLRALDVEFTQTSNNMSEGSIPYMVMDPDNTAVSILI